In Lemur catta isolate mLemCat1 chromosome 1, mLemCat1.pri, whole genome shotgun sequence, one DNA window encodes the following:
- the ZNF639 gene encoding zinc finger protein 639, with the protein MNEYPKKRKRKTLHPSRYSDSSGISRIADGFNGIFSDHCYSVCSMRQPDLKYFDNKDDDSDIETSNDLPKFPDGIKARNRNQNYLVPSPVLRILDHTAFSTEKSADIEICDEECDSPESVNQQTQEESPIEVHTAEDVPIAVEVHAISEDYDIETENNSSESLQDQTDEEPPAKLCKILDKSQALNVTAQQKWPLLRANSSGLYKCELCEFNSKYFSDLKQHMILKHKRTDSNVCRVCKESFSTNMLLIEHAKLHEEDPYICKYCDYKTVIFENLSQHIADTHFSDHLYWCEQCDVQFSSSSELYLHFQEHSCDEQYLCQFCEHETNDPEDLHSHVVNEHACKLIELSDKYNNGEHGQYSLLSKITFDKCKNFFVCQVCGFRSRLHTNVNRHVAIEHTKIFPHVCDDCGKGFSSMLEYCKHLNSHLSEGIYLCQYCEYSTGQIEDLKIHLDFKHSADLPHKCSDCLMRFGNERELISHLPVHETT; encoded by the exons ACTCCTCTGGAATAAGCAGAATTGCAGATGGATTCAATGGAATTTTTTCTGATCATTGTTATAGTGTCTGTTCTATGAGACAGCcagacttaaaatattttgacaacaAAG atgatgaTTCTGATATCGAGACATCAAATGACTTGCCAAAATTTCCAGATGGAATCAAGGCCAGAAACAGAAATCAGAACTACCTGGTTCCTAGTCCAGTACTTAGAATTCTAGACCACACTGCCTTTTCTACAG AAAAATCTGCTGATATTGAAATTTGTGATGAAGAGTGTGACTCACCAGAATCAGTCAACCAACAAACTCAAGAGGAGAGTCCTATAGAAGTTCACACTGCTGAAGATGTTCCAATTGCTGTAGAAGTGCATGCAATTTCCGAGGATTAtgatatagagacagaaaacaattCCTCTGAGAGTCTTCAAGACCAAACTGATGAAGAGCCACCAGCTAAACTTTGTAAAATTCTTGACAAGAGCCAGGCTTTGAATGTGACTGCTCAGCAGAAATGGCCTTTACTGAGAGCTAATAGCAGTGGCCTCTATAAATGTGAACTTTGTGAGTTcaacagcaaatatttttctgatttaaagCAGCATATGATCCTGAAGCATAAACGTACTGATTCAAATGTGTGTCGAGTATGCAAGGAAAGTTTCTCTACCAACATGCTTCTGATAGAACATGCCAAACTACATGAAGAGGATCCCTATATTTGTAAATACTGTGATTATAAGACAGTAATTTTTGAGAACCTCAGCCAGCACATTGCAGACACCCATTTTAGTGACCACCTCTATTGGTGTGAGCAGTGTGATGTGCAGTTCTCTTCAAGCAGTGAACTCTACCTACATTTCCAGGAGCACAGCTGTGATGAGCAGTACTTGTGTCAGTTCTGTGAACACGAAACTAATGATCCAGAAGACTTGCATAGCCATGTGGTAAATGAGCATGCATGTAAATTAATAGAGTTAAGTGATAAGTATAACAATGGAGAACATGGACAGTATAGCCTCTTAAGCAAAATTACCTTTGACAAATGTAAAAACTTCTTTGTATGTCAAGTATGTGGTTTTCGGAGTAGACTTCATACAAATGTTAATAGGCATGTGGCTATTGAACATACAAAAATTTTTCCTCATGTTTGTGATGACTGTGGGAAAGGCTTTTCCAGTATGCTAGAATATTGCAAGcatttaaattcacatttatcTGAAGGGATTTATTTATGTCAATATTGTGAATATTCAACAGGACAAATTGAAGATCTTAAAATTCATCTAGATTTCAAGCATTCAGCTGACTTACCTCATAAATGCAGTGACTGCTTGATGAGGTTTGGAAATGAAAGGGAATTAATAAGTCACCTTCCAGTCCATGAGACAACTtga